A part of Micromonospora chersina genomic DNA contains:
- the argH gene encoding argininosuccinate lyase: protein MGGVDDKSLTENSAPANRTSLWGGRFAGGPAEALARLSVSVQFDWRLAPYDIAGSRAHARVLAGAGLLDPEELGKILAALDDLEAACASGAFRPTVDDEDVHTALERGLLERLGSLGGKLRAGRSRNDQVATDLRLYLRDHARGVAARLVELAEALVEQAERHVDTAAPGMTHLQHAQPVTFGHWLLAHVQPLLRDLERLRDWDHRCAVSPLGAGALAGSGLPLDPVAVAKELGFRTSFANSMDAVADRDFVAEFLFVTAMIGVHLSRLGEEVVLWTSHEFGWVELDDAFATGSSIMPQKKNADIAELARGKSGRLVGGLMNVLTMLKGLPMTYDRDMQEDKEPAFDAVDTLELLLPALAGMISTMTVRVDRLVAAAPVGFSLATEVADWLVRRNVPFRDAHEITGRLVALCVARDCALDEVSDDDLAAVSEHLDPSVRDVLSVRSALAARTTPGSTGPGPVADQLAAAADRLAGWRDWTAERVVPR from the coding sequence ATGGGTGGGGTGGACGACAAGAGCCTGACCGAGAACAGCGCCCCCGCCAACCGGACGAGCCTCTGGGGAGGCCGGTTCGCCGGCGGGCCCGCCGAGGCGCTCGCGCGGCTGTCGGTGAGCGTCCAGTTCGACTGGCGCCTCGCCCCGTACGACATCGCCGGCTCCCGGGCGCACGCCCGGGTCCTGGCCGGCGCCGGCCTGCTCGACCCGGAGGAACTGGGCAAGATCCTGGCCGCGCTGGACGACCTGGAGGCCGCCTGCGCCTCCGGGGCGTTCCGGCCCACGGTCGACGACGAGGACGTGCACACGGCTCTGGAGCGCGGCCTGCTGGAGCGGCTCGGCAGCCTCGGCGGCAAGCTGCGCGCCGGCCGCTCCCGCAACGACCAGGTCGCCACCGACCTGCGGCTCTACCTGCGCGACCACGCCCGCGGCGTGGCCGCCCGGCTGGTCGAGCTGGCCGAGGCCCTGGTCGAGCAGGCGGAGCGGCACGTGGACACCGCCGCGCCCGGCATGACCCACCTCCAGCACGCCCAACCGGTCACCTTCGGGCACTGGCTGCTCGCCCACGTGCAGCCGTTGCTGCGGGACCTGGAGCGGCTGCGCGACTGGGACCACAGGTGTGCCGTGAGCCCGCTCGGCGCGGGCGCGCTCGCGGGGTCCGGCCTGCCGCTGGACCCGGTGGCGGTCGCCAAGGAGCTGGGCTTCCGCACGTCCTTCGCCAACTCGATGGACGCGGTGGCCGACCGGGACTTCGTCGCCGAGTTCCTCTTCGTCACCGCGATGATCGGCGTGCACCTGTCCCGCCTCGGCGAGGAGGTGGTGCTCTGGACGTCGCACGAGTTCGGCTGGGTCGAGCTGGACGACGCGTTCGCCACCGGGTCGTCGATCATGCCGCAGAAGAAGAACGCGGACATCGCCGAGCTGGCCCGGGGCAAGTCCGGCCGCCTGGTCGGTGGTCTCATGAACGTGCTCACCATGCTCAAGGGCCTGCCGATGACCTACGACCGGGACATGCAGGAGGACAAGGAGCCGGCCTTCGACGCGGTCGACACCCTGGAGCTGCTGCTGCCCGCCCTCGCGGGAATGATCTCCACGATGACGGTCCGGGTCGACCGGCTGGTGGCCGCCGCGCCGGTCGGCTTCTCGCTGGCCACCGAGGTCGCCGACTGGCTGGTCCGCCGGAACGTGCCGTTCCGCGACGCGCACGAGATCACCGGCCGGCTGGTGGCGCTCTGCGTGGCCCGCGACTGCGCCCTCGACGAGGTCTCCGACGACGACCTGGCCGCGGTCAGCGAGCACCTCGACCCGTCGGTGCGGGACGTGCTCTCGGTGCGGTCCGCCCTGGC
- a CDS encoding argininosuccinate synthase, with product MTERVVLAYSGGLDTSVAIPYLAEQTGAEVIAVAVDVGQGGEDLNAIRQRALDCGAVESEVVDARDEFAAEYCLPAIRANALYMDRYPLVSALSRPLIVKHLVAAAKKHGGTIVSHGCTGKGNDQVRFEVGLNALAPDLKIIAPARDFAWTRDKAIAFAEEKGLPIDVSAKSPYSIDQNLWGRAVETGFLEDIWNGPIEDLYSYTADPAEPRDADEVVITFDAGVPVAVDGETVTPYQAILELNRRAGAQGVGRLDMVEDRLVGIKSREVYEAPGAIALIAAHQELEAVTVERDLARFKRGVDQRWGELVYDGLWFSPLKKSLDAFIDDAQQHVSGEVRLTLHGGRATVTGRRSEASLYDFGMATYDTGDTFDQSLAKGFVQLWGLPSKMAAARDARLGGS from the coding sequence ATGACCGAGCGGGTCGTCCTGGCGTACTCCGGGGGTCTCGACACCTCCGTCGCCATTCCCTACCTGGCCGAGCAGACCGGCGCCGAGGTGATCGCGGTGGCGGTCGACGTCGGGCAGGGCGGCGAGGACCTGAACGCCATCCGGCAGCGCGCGCTGGACTGCGGCGCCGTCGAGTCCGAGGTGGTCGACGCGCGCGACGAGTTCGCCGCCGAGTACTGCCTGCCGGCGATCCGGGCCAACGCCCTCTACATGGACCGCTACCCGCTGGTCTCCGCGCTGTCCCGGCCGCTGATCGTCAAGCACCTGGTGGCCGCGGCCAAGAAGCACGGCGGCACCATCGTGTCGCACGGCTGCACCGGCAAGGGCAACGACCAGGTCCGCTTCGAGGTCGGGCTGAACGCGCTCGCCCCCGACCTGAAGATCATCGCGCCGGCCCGGGACTTCGCCTGGACCCGGGACAAGGCGATCGCCTTCGCCGAGGAGAAGGGCCTGCCGATCGACGTGTCGGCGAAGTCGCCGTACTCCATCGACCAGAACCTGTGGGGACGCGCGGTGGAGACCGGCTTCCTGGAGGACATCTGGAACGGCCCCATCGAGGACCTGTACTCGTACACCGCCGACCCGGCCGAGCCCCGTGACGCCGACGAGGTGGTCATCACCTTCGACGCCGGCGTGCCGGTCGCCGTCGACGGCGAGACCGTCACCCCGTACCAGGCGATCCTGGAGCTGAACCGGCGCGCCGGCGCCCAGGGCGTCGGCCGGCTCGACATGGTCGAGGACCGCCTGGTGGGCATCAAGAGCCGCGAGGTGTACGAGGCCCCCGGCGCGATCGCCCTCATCGCCGCCCACCAGGAGCTGGAGGCGGTCACCGTCGAGCGGGACCTGGCCCGGTTCAAGCGCGGCGTCGACCAGCGCTGGGGCGAGCTGGTCTACGACGGCCTCTGGTTCTCGCCGCTGAAGAAGTCCCTCGACGCGTTCATCGACGACGCCCAGCAGCACGTCTCCGGCGAGGTACGGCTCACCCTGCACGGCGGCCGGGCCACCGTCACGGGCCGGCGCTCCGAGGCGAGCCTCTACGACTTCGGCATGGCCACCTACGACACCGGCGACACCTTCGACCAGTCCCTCGCCAAGGGCTTCGTGCAGCTCTGGGGCCTGCCCAGCAAGATGGCCGCCGCGCGGGACGCCCGGCTGGGCGGCTCCTGA
- a CDS encoding arginine repressor: protein MTAPLTRAARHARIVELIRDKAIHSQTELADLLAGDGIQVTQATLSRDLKELGAVTARGGDGRGVYLIPEDGHRPLREAEAAPARLVRLLRELLNGVDSSGNIAVLRTPPGAAHYLASALDRAGLSEIVGTIAGDDTILVVAREAVGGAALGEKLAAWARREENVEGSTTP from the coding sequence ATGACCGCCCCGCTGACCCGTGCCGCGCGGCACGCCCGCATCGTCGAGCTGATCCGCGACAAGGCCATCCACTCGCAGACCGAGCTGGCCGACCTGCTCGCCGGTGACGGCATCCAGGTCACCCAGGCCACCCTCTCCCGGGACCTCAAGGAACTCGGGGCGGTCACCGCGCGCGGCGGCGACGGGCGGGGCGTCTACCTGATCCCCGAGGACGGCCACCGGCCGCTGCGCGAGGCCGAGGCGGCGCCGGCGCGCCTCGTCCGGCTGCTGCGCGAGCTGCTCAACGGGGTCGACTCCAGCGGCAACATCGCCGTGCTGCGCACCCCGCCGGGCGCAGCCCACTATCTGGCCAGCGCGTTGGACCGAGCGGGCCTGTCCGAGATCGTCGGCACCATCGCCGGCGACGACACCATCCTCGTCGTGGCCCGCGAGGCCGTCGGCGGCGCCGCGTTGGGCGAGAAGCTCGCCGCGTGGGCCCGCCGGGAAGAGAACGTTGAAGGGAGCACCACACCATGA